The following DNA comes from Chloroflexia bacterium SDU3-3.
GCACTGGGCCTGCTGGCGGTTGGGGCAGGGCTGCTCATCCAGCAGCTTCGCGCCCGCCATCAGCATGCCCGGTATGCAGTAGCCGCACTGCACGGCGGCGTTGCGGATGAAGGCGCTCTGCAGCGGGTGCAGCTCGTCGGGGCTGCCCAGCCCCTCGATGGTGGTGACGTGCGCGCCGTTGGCCTGGGCGGCGGGGGTGAGGCACGACATCACCGCCTTGCCATCCAGCCACACGGTGCAGGCCCCGCACTCACCCTCGGCGCAGCCCGACTTGGTGCCGGTCAGCCCGGCGTCGTCGCGCAGGGCGTCGAGCAGGGTTTTGGCCTGCGCGCCCACCAGCGTGTGGGGCTGGCCGTTGATGGTGGTGCGCACGGCCTCGACGATCCCGCCCGCGCGGGGCGTGGCGGCGGTCGCGGCGCGGTCGCTCTCCAGCAGCACCGGCTGGGCGGGCCAGAGCTCGCGCTCGCGGCCCTCGGCCAGCTGCCGCAGGCCGTCGGCGGCCATATTGCGCAGCGCCAGCAGCCGGTAGTCGGCGGAGCCGCGCACGTCGCCGATCGGCTGGGCACCCTGGGCGCACAGCCGCGCCGCCTCGGCGCATGTCGCCTCGTCCAGCTCCCGCCCCGCCAGGTAGGCGCTGGCGGCGCTGGCCAGCACCACGGTGGGCGCGAGGCATCCCAGCGCGATCCGTGCCGTGCGGATGTGGCGCATGTCCTCTTCGAACTCTAGCGCGAAGGCCAGATGGATGACCGAGATCGCCTGGGCGCGGCGCAGCCCGAGCTTTAGGTACAGCCCGCGCGAGCGCTCGCCCAGCGTGGGCACGCGGATCTCGCGCAGCAGCTCGTCGGGGCGCAGCGCGGTGCGGCGGAAGCCGGTGTAGAACGCGTGGAGCGGCACTGTGCGCTCGCCCGCCGCGCTGGCCAGCACCAGCTCGGCCCCCAGCGCCATCAGCGGGCTGATCGTGTCGTTGGCGGGCGAGGCGGTGACGAGGTTCCCGGCCACCGTGGCCCGCGTGCGGATCTGCGGCGCGCCCAGCTCCCAGCAGGCCTGGGCCAGCGGCAGCGCGCGGGCCACGCATGCGGCGCTGGCGATCACGTCGTTATGGGTGGCCAAGGCCCCGATCCGCAGCAGGCCCGCATCCTCGCGGATGTAGGCCAGCTCGCGCAGCTGGCTGATGTCGATCAGCGCGCTGGTTGGCCGCACGCCGCGCGACAGCTCGACCATCACATCGGTGCCGCCCGCTACGATCCGCGCCGCGCCCGCATGATCGCGCAGCAGCGGCAGGGCCTCGTCGAGCGTTGCTGGTTGGTAGTAGTGTTCCCACATAGCGTTGTCCTCTAGTCTGCCGTCGCTGCCAGGGGCCGCAGCAGCCTGCCGATCGGCGGGGAGACGATCGCCCCATCGCGGGCCACGGTGGTGCCGCGCACGATCGTGCGGGCGATCGTGCCCTGCATTGCCATGCCGATGTAGGGGCTGATCCTGTGGCGGTAGTGCAGGTCGTCGGCGCGCAGGGTCGCGCTCGCGCCCAGGTCGATC
Coding sequences within:
- a CDS encoding 2Fe-2S iron-sulfur cluster binding domain-containing protein; the protein is MWEHYYQPATLDEALPLLRDHAGAARIVAGGTDVMVELSRGVRPTSALIDISQLRELAYIREDAGLLRIGALATHNDVIASAACVARALPLAQACWELGAPQIRTRATVAGNLVTASPANDTISPLMALGAELVLASAAGERTVPLHAFYTGFRRTALRPDELLREIRVPTLGERSRGLYLKLGLRRAQAISVIHLAFALEFEEDMRHIRTARIALGCLAPTVVLASAASAYLAGRELDEATCAEAARLCAQGAQPIGDVRGSADYRLLALRNMAADGLRQLAEGRERELWPAQPVLLESDRAATAATPRAGGIVEAVRTTINGQPHTLVGAQAKTLLDALRDDAGLTGTKSGCAEGECGACTVWLDGKAVMSCLTPAAQANGAHVTTIEGLGSPDELHPLQSAFIRNAAVQCGYCIPGMLMAGAKLLDEQPCPNRQQAQCALSGNICRCTGYRKILDAVMDAAHEQA